In Marinobacter sp. es.048, the following proteins share a genomic window:
- a CDS encoding patatin-like phospholipase family protein, with product MGLSKDDDQDRRDKPPAGEARDDLSKVLQSSDVSATHSPANPAKGSAPKKPRKTVALTLGSGGARGYAHIGAIEVLVERGYDIVAISGCSMGALIGGMFGAGKMQDYKDWVTGLGQFDVLKLLDVTFNSVGAIRGEKIFSVVREMLGDTRIENLPIAFTAVATDLLAHKEIWFQEGPLDQAIRASVAIPSVVTPLVLNGRVLVDGALLNPLPIIPTISSHADLVVAVNLSGEDDRRRRIPDAAFSPGYGENTDMDEWVDTIREKASRWFDWDALKSLTARKPDNGDSPEEKISRAVTKKEHDKKPTDKKSQEEHETIDWDKLGIGKFDVMNLTIETMQSALVQYKIAGYPPDLLVNVPKNACRSYDYHKAPELIQLGRERMAAALDRFEESRNSSGPLAI from the coding sequence ATGGGCTTATCTAAGGACGACGACCAGGATCGCAGGGATAAGCCCCCGGCGGGCGAAGCCAGGGATGACTTGTCCAAGGTGCTGCAAAGCTCTGACGTTTCGGCGACCCACTCGCCAGCAAACCCTGCAAAAGGCAGCGCTCCGAAAAAGCCGAGAAAAACCGTTGCCTTGACCCTTGGAAGTGGCGGTGCAAGAGGCTATGCCCACATCGGAGCGATTGAGGTTCTCGTGGAACGGGGCTACGACATTGTTGCCATCTCCGGCTGCTCCATGGGAGCGCTGATTGGCGGCATGTTCGGCGCTGGAAAGATGCAGGACTACAAGGACTGGGTCACGGGGTTGGGCCAGTTTGACGTTCTAAAGCTTCTGGATGTCACCTTCAATTCCGTAGGAGCCATTCGCGGCGAAAAGATTTTCTCTGTGGTTCGCGAGATGCTGGGTGATACCCGGATCGAAAATCTGCCCATTGCGTTTACCGCGGTAGCGACCGACCTGCTTGCCCACAAGGAAATCTGGTTCCAGGAAGGACCCCTTGATCAAGCCATTCGGGCGTCAGTGGCGATCCCTAGCGTTGTTACACCTCTGGTCCTGAACGGCCGGGTTCTGGTTGACGGTGCCTTGCTCAATCCGCTGCCCATCATCCCGACCATATCCTCCCATGCCGATCTGGTTGTTGCGGTTAACCTCAGTGGCGAGGATGACCGGCGGCGACGTATTCCGGACGCTGCTTTCTCCCCGGGTTACGGCGAAAATACGGATATGGACGAGTGGGTGGACACGATCCGCGAGAAGGCATCGCGCTGGTTTGATTGGGACGCCCTGAAGTCACTGACCGCTCGAAAGCCGGACAATGGCGACAGTCCGGAAGAAAAAATCAGCCGGGCGGTAACCAAGAAAGAGCACGATAAGAAACCGACTGACAAGAAAAGCCAGGAAGAACACGAAACTATCGACTGGGACAAGCTGGGCATCGGCAAATTCGACGTGATGAACCTCACCATCGAGACCATGCAGAGTGCCCTCGTACAGTACAAGATCGCCGGCTATCCGCCGGATTTGCTGGTCAACGTCCCCAAGAATGCCTGCCGAAGCTATGATTATCACAAGGCACCGGAACTTATACAGTTGGGCAGGGAGCGGATGGCGGCCGCTCTCGACCGGTTTGAGGAAAGTCGTAACAGTTCTGGTCCACTGGCAATCTGA
- the prmB gene encoding 50S ribosomal protein L3 N(5)-glutamine methyltransferase, giving the protein MTSPIDDLHSVRDYLRYASSQFAASPLFFGHGTDNVWDEAVQLVMRSLHLPLENNTLFLDARLTRQERELVVERIRRRVDERVPLAYLLGEAWFMGMPFHVDERVLVPRSPIGELIENGFQPWLGDKPVERILDLCTGSGCIGIGAAFVFTEAEVDLSDISPDALEVAESNIELHGVRDRVHTVQSDVFENIEGRYDVIVSNPPYVDADDLSSMPDEYCHEPALGLAAGKDGLDIAHRIIASAAEHLTPGGLLVVEVGNSWVAMDEAYPDLPLTWLEFENGGDGVFLITEPDLRQWQASS; this is encoded by the coding sequence GTGACCAGCCCTATTGACGACCTTCACAGCGTCCGGGATTACCTCCGTTACGCCTCCTCACAGTTTGCTGCTTCGCCCCTGTTTTTCGGCCATGGCACGGACAATGTCTGGGATGAAGCCGTTCAGTTGGTCATGCGCAGCCTGCACCTTCCCCTTGAAAACAACACATTGTTCCTCGATGCCCGTCTTACCCGGCAGGAGCGAGAGCTGGTTGTGGAACGAATCCGTCGGCGCGTGGATGAGCGGGTACCTCTCGCTTATTTGCTCGGTGAAGCCTGGTTTATGGGTATGCCATTCCATGTGGACGAACGGGTGCTGGTACCGCGTTCTCCCATTGGTGAGCTGATTGAGAATGGCTTTCAGCCCTGGCTGGGCGACAAGCCGGTGGAGCGCATTCTTGATCTTTGCACCGGGAGCGGGTGCATTGGCATCGGAGCTGCGTTCGTTTTTACTGAGGCGGAAGTGGACCTGTCGGACATTTCTCCGGATGCACTTGAAGTGGCTGAGTCCAATATTGAGCTACATGGAGTCCGCGACCGGGTCCATACCGTACAATCCGATGTCTTTGAAAATATTGAAGGCCGCTACGATGTGATCGTGAGCAATCCGCCCTATGTGGATGCAGACGATCTTTCCAGCATGCCGGACGAATACTGTCACGAGCCAGCACTGGGCCTGGCCGCCGGTAAAGATGGTCTGGATATCGCTCACAGGATCATTGCCAGTGCGGCGGAGCATCTTACTCCTGGAGGGCTACTGGTAGTGGAAGTCGGTAATAGCTGGGTCGCTATGGATGAGGCTTACCCGGATCTGCCGCTTACCTGGCTGGAGTTCGAGAATGGGGGCGATGGCGTCTTTCTGATCACCGAGCCGGACCTGCGTCAGTGGCAGGCTTCCAGTTAA
- the aroC gene encoding chorismate synthase, with amino-acid sequence MSGNSFGKLFTVTSFGESHGPALGCIIDGCPPGLELSEADMQRDLDRRKPGTSRHTTQRREADEVRILSGVFEGKTTGTPIGLLIENTDQRSKDYSKISEQFRPAHADYTYMHKYGVRDYRGGGRSSARETAMRVAAGAVARKFLEQRLGIRIRGYLSQLGPIKAEKLDWDQVHQNPFFCPDADKVAEMEAYMDALRKEGDSIGARINVVADGVPPGLGEPIFDRLDADLAHALMSINAVKGVEIGAGFDCIDQKGTEHRDEMTPEGFLSNNAGGVLGGISSGQPIVASIALKPTSSLRLSGRSIDVNGDPCEVITTGRHDPCVGIRATPIAEAMMAIVLMDHYLRHRGQNADVSVSTPVIGQV; translated from the coding sequence ATGTCGGGAAACTCTTTCGGAAAACTGTTTACGGTTACTTCTTTTGGCGAGAGCCACGGGCCAGCGCTGGGGTGTATCATTGATGGCTGTCCCCCGGGGCTCGAGCTCTCGGAAGCGGACATGCAGCGGGATCTGGATCGCCGTAAGCCGGGTACCTCCCGGCATACGACCCAGCGCCGTGAAGCGGACGAGGTGAGAATCCTGTCTGGCGTTTTCGAGGGCAAGACCACAGGTACGCCGATCGGCCTGCTGATCGAAAACACCGATCAGCGCTCCAAGGATTATTCCAAGATCTCAGAACAGTTTCGGCCGGCTCACGCCGACTACACCTACATGCACAAATACGGTGTTCGCGACTATCGCGGTGGTGGCCGTTCTTCTGCCCGCGAGACCGCCATGCGCGTTGCTGCCGGTGCGGTTGCGAGGAAATTCCTTGAGCAACGCCTGGGAATACGGATTCGCGGGTATCTGTCCCAACTCGGCCCCATCAAGGCTGAGAAACTGGATTGGGATCAGGTTCATCAGAACCCGTTTTTCTGCCCGGATGCCGACAAGGTTGCAGAAATGGAAGCCTATATGGATGCGCTCCGTAAGGAGGGCGATTCCATTGGTGCCCGGATTAACGTGGTTGCCGACGGTGTTCCTCCCGGCCTGGGCGAGCCAATCTTTGACCGCCTGGATGCAGACCTTGCCCATGCATTGATGAGCATCAATGCCGTTAAGGGCGTAGAGATTGGCGCCGGTTTTGATTGTATCGATCAGAAAGGCACCGAACATCGCGATGAGATGACGCCGGAAGGGTTCCTGTCGAACAATGCCGGGGGTGTTCTGGGTGGCATTTCATCCGGCCAGCCGATTGTCGCCAGTATTGCTCTGAAGCCCACGTCGAGTTTGCGCCTGTCGGGTCGCAGTATTGATGTGAATGGTGATCCTTGTGAGGTAATTACCACCGGGCGGCACGATCCCTGTGTCGGGATTCGGGCGACGCCGATTGCCGAGGCGATGATGGCCATTGTGTTGATGGACCATTATCTGCGGCATCGTGGGCAAAATGCGGATGTGTCTGTTTCTACGCCGGTGATTGGTCAAGTCTAA
- a CDS encoding MFS transporter: MPRPCRRKSGSLVPVRGLVIYWRLSNLYFWFFALLGGLLPYWSLYLEGQGFSYLQIATLMATIQLTKIVAPSIWGWLGDKTGQRVRLVRFGAITGSLFFAGVFMEPGFYGLLLVMLAFTFFWNAILPLYEVITLRTLGENKEKYGRVRLWGSVGFIGAVALVGGLLELVPIQNLPWLLLPVFAGIAVSAFLVPAERGKRKPPAPKGSLKAIVTHPAVVTFFLMNFLLQVSHGAYYTFFSIHLEQHGYSKLSIGLLWSLGVFAEIALFLVMHRLTRNFTVRQIAIGALTLTMIRWVLIAELTDIVAVLLFAQLLHAASYGALHAISVQYIQGFFGKHHHGQGQALYSGLTFGAGGALGAWLSGFLVDGFSTSAAFWGGAAAMAIAIVITWRGLRPPPAHGDG; this comes from the coding sequence ATGCCGAGACCCTGCCGTCGAAAATCCGGTTCTTTGGTACCTGTACGAGGTCTCGTTATCTACTGGCGCCTTTCCAACCTCTACTTCTGGTTTTTCGCCCTCCTCGGCGGGCTTCTGCCCTATTGGTCCCTTTACCTTGAAGGCCAGGGCTTTTCCTACCTCCAGATCGCCACGCTCATGGCGACCATTCAGCTCACCAAAATCGTTGCTCCCAGTATATGGGGCTGGTTAGGGGACAAAACCGGCCAGCGGGTTCGTCTGGTCCGGTTCGGCGCCATTACCGGTTCGCTGTTCTTCGCCGGTGTATTCATGGAGCCAGGGTTCTATGGCCTGCTGTTGGTAATGCTGGCGTTTACCTTTTTCTGGAATGCGATCCTGCCGCTCTATGAGGTGATCACGCTTCGTACCCTTGGCGAAAACAAAGAGAAATACGGGCGGGTTCGGCTTTGGGGCTCAGTGGGATTTATCGGGGCGGTGGCGCTGGTGGGCGGTTTGCTGGAGCTGGTGCCAATTCAGAATCTGCCGTGGTTGTTGCTGCCGGTGTTTGCAGGCATAGCCGTATCTGCGTTTCTGGTGCCTGCGGAGCGGGGAAAGCGGAAGCCGCCTGCGCCGAAGGGCAGTTTGAAGGCGATTGTCACACACCCGGCGGTGGTGACGTTCTTTCTGATGAACTTCCTGCTTCAGGTTTCGCACGGAGCCTACTACACCTTCTTCAGTATCCATCTGGAACAGCATGGTTACAGCAAGCTGTCGATTGGCCTGCTGTGGTCGCTGGGCGTTTTTGCGGAGATCGCACTGTTTCTGGTGATGCACCGGCTAACGCGTAATTTCACGGTTCGGCAGATTGCGATTGGCGCGCTTACTCTAACCATGATCCGTTGGGTGCTGATTGCAGAGCTGACCGATATTGTCGCCGTTCTGCTGTTTGCCCAGCTGCTTCACGCGGCATCTTACGGGGCATTGCATGCTATTTCAGTTCAATATATTCAGGGCTTTTTTGGCAAACACCATCATGGCCAGGGGCAGGCGCTTTACAGCGGGCTTACCTTCGGTGCTGGCGGGGCGCTCGGGGCCTGGTTGTCGGGCTTTCTGGTGGATGGGTTCAGTACCTCAGCGGCTTTCTGGGGTGGTGCTGCCGCGATGGCCATTGCCATCGTGATCACCTGGCGAGGCCTTCGGCCGCCGCCTGCTCATGGAGATGGCTGA
- a CDS encoding LysR family transcriptional regulator has protein sequence MDSNALKAFLTIVDQGSFSEAAETLHLTQPAISKRLAALENQLGTSLIDRSHRQIRLTDAGSRLLPHARRILDEIHNARVALSPDSGQVEGELQIIASHHIGLHHLPNWLRRFKREYPQVSINLQFMESDAAYEQMRKRNAELAFVTLSDSMEPSFHVFAQWPDEMAFVAGAEHALASLRKPELSNLADHPALLPDTSTATYRVVSRLFLEANLHLNPQMPTNYLETIKMMTSVGLGWSVLPLRMVDDSLRVLEVGKPVSRVLGGIGLSGRQLSNAGKALLDIVQAEESG, from the coding sequence ATGGATTCAAACGCATTAAAAGCTTTTCTGACCATTGTCGACCAGGGCTCATTTTCAGAAGCCGCGGAAACCCTGCACCTGACGCAACCCGCGATCTCGAAACGCCTGGCCGCCCTGGAAAACCAGCTTGGCACCAGCCTGATAGACCGGAGCCATCGCCAGATTCGTCTGACCGATGCCGGCAGCCGCCTGCTTCCCCATGCACGTCGGATCCTCGATGAAATCCACAATGCCCGGGTGGCGTTGTCACCGGACTCCGGGCAGGTGGAAGGCGAACTGCAGATCATCGCCAGCCATCACATCGGCCTGCACCACTTACCGAACTGGCTCCGGCGGTTCAAACGGGAATACCCGCAGGTGTCCATCAACCTGCAATTCATGGAATCCGACGCCGCCTACGAGCAGATGCGAAAACGGAACGCCGAGCTGGCATTCGTGACGTTGAGCGACAGCATGGAGCCGAGCTTTCATGTTTTTGCCCAATGGCCGGACGAGATGGCTTTTGTGGCGGGCGCGGAGCACGCTCTGGCGTCGCTGAGAAAACCTGAGCTATCGAACCTTGCAGATCACCCCGCATTGCTTCCGGATACCAGTACCGCAACCTATCGGGTTGTAAGCCGGTTGTTTCTGGAGGCTAATCTCCACCTGAATCCACAAATGCCAACCAACTACCTCGAAACCATCAAAATGATGACCAGCGTTGGCCTGGGCTGGAGCGTTCTCCCCCTGCGCATGGTTGATGACAGCCTGAGAGTACTGGAGGTGGGCAAGCCGGTTTCTCGCGTACTCGGTGGAATCGGGTTATCGGGGCGGCAACTTAGCAACGCGGGCAAGGCACTGCTGGATATTGTCCAGGCAGAAGAAAGCGGCTGA
- the leuC gene encoding 3-isopropylmalate dehydratase large subunit produces MAGKTLYDKLWDDHLVKQRDDGSALIYIDRQLLHEVTSPQAFEGLRLAGRKPWRIDANIATPDHNVPTTDRDRGVEGIVDPVSRIQVETLDKNCDEFGILEFKIKDQRQGIVHVIGPEQGATLPGMSIVCGDSHTSTHGAFGCLAHGIGTSEVEHVLATQCLVQQKMKNMLVKVNGKLGPGVTGKDVVLAIIGKIGTAGGTGHAIEFGGEAIQGLSMEGRMTICNMSIEAGARVGMVAVDDTTIDYVRNRPFGPKGDQWDAAVDYWRTLHSDSDAVFDKVVELEGSEIQPQVSWGTSPEMVAGIDGKVPDPEQEADPIKREGIVRALKYMGLQPNMAITDIKLDRVFIGSCTNSRIEDLREAAAVVKGRKVSPILKQAMVVPGSGLVKAQAEQEGLDKIFIEAGLEWRDPGCSMCLAMNADKLGQGEHCASTSNRNFEGRQGFGGRTHLVSPAMAAAAAVNGHFVDVRELMN; encoded by the coding sequence ATGGCGGGCAAAACCTTATACGATAAATTGTGGGACGATCATCTCGTCAAACAGCGCGACGACGGCTCCGCGTTGATTTATATAGATCGTCAGTTACTGCACGAAGTGACATCACCCCAGGCATTTGAGGGCCTGCGTCTGGCCGGGCGTAAGCCCTGGCGGATCGATGCCAACATTGCGACGCCGGACCATAACGTGCCCACCACCGACCGTGACCGGGGTGTTGAGGGTATCGTTGATCCGGTTTCGCGGATCCAGGTGGAAACACTGGACAAGAACTGCGACGAGTTCGGGATTCTCGAATTCAAGATTAAGGACCAGCGCCAGGGCATCGTGCACGTTATCGGGCCCGAGCAAGGCGCGACTTTACCGGGTATGAGCATTGTTTGTGGGGATTCCCACACATCTACCCACGGTGCCTTCGGTTGCCTCGCTCACGGTATTGGAACCAGTGAAGTTGAGCATGTTCTGGCCACCCAGTGCCTGGTGCAGCAGAAAATGAAGAACATGCTGGTGAAGGTCAATGGCAAGCTGGGTCCGGGCGTCACTGGTAAAGATGTGGTTCTGGCCATCATCGGCAAGATCGGGACTGCGGGTGGTACCGGGCACGCCATTGAGTTTGGCGGCGAAGCCATCCAGGGCCTGAGCATGGAAGGTCGGATGACCATCTGCAACATGTCCATCGAAGCCGGCGCGCGGGTTGGTATGGTGGCGGTTGATGACACCACCATCGACTACGTTCGTAATCGTCCGTTCGGGCCCAAGGGCGACCAGTGGGATGCAGCGGTTGATTACTGGCGCACCTTGCATAGCGATAGCGATGCTGTCTTCGACAAGGTTGTTGAGCTGGAAGGCTCGGAAATCCAGCCGCAGGTGAGCTGGGGTACGTCTCCGGAAATGGTGGCCGGAATTGATGGCAAGGTGCCTGATCCGGAACAGGAAGCTGATCCTATCAAGCGTGAAGGCATCGTGCGCGCTCTGAAGTATATGGGTTTGCAGCCGAATATGGCGATTACCGATATCAAGCTGGATCGTGTGTTCATTGGCTCCTGTACCAATAGTCGCATTGAGGATCTGCGCGAAGCCGCGGCCGTGGTGAAAGGGCGGAAGGTGTCGCCGATTCTGAAGCAGGCCATGGTGGTGCCTGGTTCCGGGCTGGTGAAGGCCCAGGCGGAGCAGGAAGGTCTGGACAAGATCTTTATCGAGGCCGGTCTGGAATGGCGTGATCCCGGGTGTTCCATGTGTCTGGCCATGAACGCCGACAAACTGGGGCAGGGAGAGCACTGTGCTTCCACCTCAAACCGGAACTTCGAGGGCCGTCAGGGCTTTGGCGGGCGTACCCACCTGGTGAGCCCGGCCATGGCTGCCGCTGCTGCGGTAAACGGCCATTTCGTTGATGTCCGCGAGCTGATGAACTGA
- the leuD gene encoding 3-isopropylmalate dehydratase small subunit encodes MRALKQHQGVVAPMDRSNVDTDMIIPKQFLKSIKRTGFGPNLFDELRYMDEGKPDQDSSTRPINPDFVLNQDRYKNASVLLARRNFGCGSSREHAPWALEDFGFRVIIAPSFADIFYNNCFKNGLLPIVLPEEVVDRLFQEVEQSEGYQLAVDLEARTVTTPSGETFSFEVDDFRRHCLLNGLDDIGVTLEDAELIRSYEESRRKTAPWLFGAGG; translated from the coding sequence ATGCGCGCACTCAAGCAACATCAGGGCGTAGTCGCCCCCATGGACCGTTCCAACGTGGATACGGACATGATTATTCCCAAGCAGTTTCTGAAGTCCATCAAGCGTACAGGCTTCGGCCCGAACCTGTTTGATGAACTGCGTTATATGGATGAAGGCAAGCCGGATCAGGATTCTTCCACCCGACCGATCAATCCGGATTTTGTTCTGAATCAGGACCGCTACAAGAACGCCAGTGTACTGTTGGCGCGACGCAATTTCGGCTGCGGTTCAAGCAGGGAGCACGCGCCCTGGGCTCTGGAGGATTTTGGTTTCCGGGTGATTATCGCTCCGAGTTTTGCTGATATTTTTTATAACAACTGCTTTAAGAATGGGTTGTTACCTATTGTTCTCCCAGAGGAAGTTGTTGATCGATTGTTCCAGGAAGTGGAGCAGAGCGAGGGCTATCAGTTAGCAGTCGATCTGGAAGCCAGGACTGTGACCACTCCGTCCGGCGAGACCTTCTCGTTTGAGGTGGATGATTTCCGTCGTCATTGTCTGCTGAACGGTCTGGATGATATTGGCGTCACTCTGGAGGATGCTGAGCTGATCCGGTCCTATGAAGAAAGCCGCCGGAAGACGGCGCCCTGGCTGTTTGGTGCCGGTGGGTGA
- the leuB gene encoding 3-isopropylmalate dehydrogenase: MSRTILMLPGDGIGPEIVAEAEKVLHKINDHFSLGLSFEAGLVGGAAIDEADTPLPDETLEKASRADAILLGAVGGPQWDSLPMAKRPEKGLLGLRSNLQLFANLRPAILYPQLASASSLKPEVVSGLDIMIVRELTGGIYFGQPRGVRELESGERQGYNTYAYTESEIRRIGRVAFEAAQQRGRKLCSVDKANVLEVTVLWREIMNDLRREYPDVELSHMYVDNAAMQLVRAPKQFDVIVTGNMFGDILSDEAAMLTGSIGMLPSASLNSEKQGMYEPCHGSAPDIAGQGIANPLATILSAAMMLRYSLNEEKAAEAIEAAVSKVLDQGLRTADIMSEGAKKVSTREMGAAVLAAL; this comes from the coding sequence ATGTCCAGAACAATTCTAATGCTTCCCGGGGACGGCATCGGCCCGGAAATCGTTGCTGAAGCGGAAAAGGTACTTCACAAAATCAACGATCATTTCAGTCTGGGACTCAGCTTCGAGGCTGGCCTGGTGGGCGGTGCGGCGATTGATGAAGCTGACACACCGCTGCCGGATGAAACCCTCGAAAAGGCCAGCAGAGCCGACGCGATCCTTCTGGGTGCCGTTGGCGGTCCTCAGTGGGACAGCCTGCCCATGGCCAAGCGCCCGGAGAAGGGGCTGCTGGGGTTGCGCTCTAACCTGCAGCTGTTCGCTAACCTGCGCCCGGCAATTCTTTATCCGCAACTGGCCTCCGCCTCTTCGCTAAAGCCGGAAGTGGTTTCCGGGCTGGATATCATGATTGTCCGTGAACTGACTGGCGGCATCTATTTTGGCCAGCCGCGCGGTGTGCGGGAGCTTGAGAGCGGTGAACGCCAGGGTTACAACACCTACGCCTACACCGAATCGGAAATTCGTCGTATTGGGCGGGTGGCTTTTGAGGCAGCCCAGCAGCGGGGCAGGAAGCTGTGCTCCGTGGACAAGGCCAATGTGCTGGAAGTGACTGTTCTGTGGCGGGAAATCATGAACGATTTGCGCCGGGAATATCCCGATGTGGAGTTGTCTCACATGTACGTGGATAACGCCGCCATGCAGCTGGTCCGGGCACCCAAGCAGTTCGATGTGATTGTGACTGGAAACATGTTTGGTGATATTCTTTCGGATGAAGCGGCTATGCTCACCGGCTCTATTGGCATGTTGCCGTCGGCGTCGCTGAACTCGGAAAAGCAGGGCATGTACGAGCCCTGTCACGGTTCTGCGCCCGATATTGCCGGCCAGGGTATTGCCAATCCGCTGGCTACCATCCTCAGTGCCGCCATGATGCTGCGGTACAGTCTGAATGAGGAAAAAGCTGCCGAAGCCATTGAAGCGGCGGTCAGTAAGGTTCTGGATCAGGGGCTGCGAACTGCGGACATCATGTCTGAGGGCGCAAAGAAAGTCTCCACCCGGGAAATGGGTGCGGCGGTTCTGGCTGCGCTTTAA
- the asd gene encoding aspartate-semialdehyde dehydrogenase, whose protein sequence is MKRVGLVGWRGMVGSVLMQRMREENDFADIEPVFFTTSQAGKPAPDVGKDDVPPLQDAFDVEILKTMDVIVTCQGGDYTGAVYQKLRDSGWKGYWIDAASTLRMVDHSVIVLDPVNRNVIDAALEQGVKDYIGGNCTVSLMMLALGGLLEQDLVEWVSPMTYQAASGSGAQNMRELLNQMGDLNKSVKTELDDPSSAILEIDRKVTETMRSDGFPTEHFQVPLAGSLIPFIDKQLDNGMSKEEWKAGVETNKILGRSDNPIPIDGICVRIGAMRSHSQALTIKLKKDLPVSEIESILAKANDWVKVIPNDRDTTIEELTPAKVTGTLSVPIGRIRKLTMGPEYISAFTVGDQLLWGAAEPLRRMLRILQER, encoded by the coding sequence ATGAAGCGAGTTGGACTTGTAGGTTGGCGTGGCATGGTGGGCTCGGTCCTCATGCAGCGCATGCGTGAAGAAAACGATTTCGCCGATATCGAACCGGTGTTTTTCACCACATCCCAGGCTGGCAAGCCTGCGCCGGACGTGGGAAAAGACGACGTTCCGCCTCTGCAGGACGCGTTTGACGTCGAGATTCTGAAAACCATGGATGTAATCGTGACCTGTCAGGGTGGCGACTATACCGGTGCGGTTTATCAGAAGCTCCGGGATTCGGGCTGGAAAGGCTACTGGATCGATGCAGCGTCCACGCTACGGATGGTCGACCACTCCGTGATTGTTCTGGATCCGGTCAACCGTAACGTAATTGATGCCGCGCTCGAGCAAGGCGTCAAAGACTACATCGGTGGTAACTGCACCGTCAGCCTGATGATGCTGGCCCTTGGTGGCCTGTTGGAGCAGGATCTGGTCGAGTGGGTATCGCCCATGACGTATCAGGCGGCTTCCGGTTCCGGGGCTCAGAACATGCGCGAGCTGCTGAACCAGATGGGCGACCTGAACAAGAGCGTCAAAACCGAGCTGGACGATCCTTCCTCCGCGATTCTGGAAATCGATCGCAAGGTAACCGAAACCATGCGTTCGGATGGCTTCCCGACCGAGCACTTCCAGGTGCCCCTGGCCGGCAGTCTTATCCCGTTCATCGACAAGCAGCTCGATAACGGCATGAGCAAGGAAGAGTGGAAGGCGGGCGTCGAGACCAACAAGATTCTTGGTCGCTCCGATAACCCGATTCCGATCGACGGTATCTGTGTGCGGATTGGCGCCATGCGCTCCCACAGTCAGGCGCTGACCATCAAGCTGAAGAAGGATCTCCCGGTTTCTGAAATCGAGTCGATCCTCGCTAAAGCCAATGACTGGGTAAAGGTGATCCCCAATGACCGTGACACGACCATTGAGGAACTGACCCCGGCGAAGGTGACGGGTACTTTGAGCGTGCCCATCGGCCGTATCCGCAAGCTGACCATGGGGCCGGAATACATTTCCGCGTTTACCGTGGGTGATCAGCTGCTGTGGGGGGCCGCCGAGCCGCTGCGCCGTATGCTCCGGATCCTTCAGGAGCGTTAA